A genomic region of Halanaerobiaceae bacterium ANBcell28 contains the following coding sequences:
- a CDS encoding serpin family protein, which translates to MKRYIFSFSILLIICILFSNVKITYSNRYENKLNDFVIQNNRFSLSFYQELIDQENVFFSPYSLYSALLILYAGTDGETRTRLEKELGILMEEELLFSMNKQLIKRFTYLNDKPGYDFRIANSFWRQKDFPFNKEYHNLIENYFSSTVKEVDFLNELELSCEEINNWVSKKTNGKIQEIVTPNILGRGTTHYVLNNSLYFKSDWMMNFNKEDTFEGNFITVDREKKKIPIMMQINIFPYFAGDGFEALKLPYIDKEMSMLILLPDQNCSLGKFEKNLNIEKYEKILDNLEEKKLRLNLPSFEIKSDLKLNNNLEEFGIESIFEDNPDFSKMTDSRLLVSKVLHNSVISVNEEGAEAAASSSIIDSRALPGLFNVNRPFMFLIIDELTGSIVFMGRYLSP; encoded by the coding sequence ATGAAAAGATATATTTTTTCTTTTTCTATTTTACTTATTATATGTATTCTTTTTAGCAATGTTAAGATTACTTATTCTAATAGATATGAAAATAAGTTGAATGACTTTGTAATACAGAATAATAGATTCTCCTTATCATTTTATCAGGAGTTGATTGATCAAGAAAATGTGTTTTTTTCTCCTTATAGTTTATATTCAGCATTGCTCATCTTGTATGCTGGTACTGATGGAGAAACTAGGACAAGACTAGAGAAAGAATTAGGAATATTAATGGAAGAAGAATTATTATTCTCTATGAATAAGCAGTTAATTAAAAGATTTACTTATTTAAATGACAAGCCAGGATATGATTTTAGAATTGCTAATTCTTTTTGGAGGCAAAAAGATTTTCCATTTAATAAGGAATATCATAATCTTATTGAAAACTATTTTTCATCTACAGTAAAAGAAGTCGATTTTTTAAATGAGCTTGAATTAAGCTGTGAAGAAATAAATAATTGGGTTAGTAAAAAAACTAATGGGAAAATTCAAGAAATAGTAACACCTAATATACTTGGTAGAGGAACAACACATTATGTCTTAAACAATTCATTATATTTTAAAAGTGATTGGATGATGAATTTTAATAAAGAAGACACATTTGAAGGAAATTTCATTACAGTGGATAGAGAGAAAAAGAAAATACCTATCATGATGCAAATTAATATCTTTCCTTACTTTGCAGGAGATGGTTTTGAAGCATTGAAATTACCCTATATAGATAAAGAGATGAGCATGTTGATTTTACTTCCTGATCAGAATTGTAGCCTAGGAAAATTCGAAAAAAATCTGAATATAGAAAAGTATGAAAAAATATTAGATAATTTAGAAGAAAAAAAGCTCAGACTTAATCTTCCCAGTTTTGAAATAAAATCTGATCTAAAACTTAATAATAATTTAGAGGAGTTTGGAATAGAAAGTATTTTTGAAGATAATCCAGATTTTTCAAAGATGACTGATAGTCGCTTATTAGTTTCCAAGGTATTACATAACTCGGTTATTTCTGTTAATGAGGAGGGAGCAGAAGCAGCAGCTTCATCTTCAATTATAGATTCTAGAGCTTTGCCAGGATTGTTTAATGTTAACCGACCTTTTATGTTTTTAATTATCGACGAGCTGACAGGAAGTATTGTTTTTATGGGTAGATATCTTAGTCCTTGA